One window from the genome of Cupriavidus taiwanensis encodes:
- a CDS encoding glycine zipper 2TM domain-containing protein has product MSANTVVPGVLGAVVGAVLGSRVNGNGNGRYLAGALSGTASAVIAQTAVNHLSRRSRSGVHLSAIMIRRTVSVARSMPWRSRSFSAARVGPKLA; this is encoded by the coding sequence ATGTCTGCGAACACCGTTGTGCCGGGCGTTCTCGGAGCTGTTGTTGGCGCGGTGCTGGGTTCCCGTGTCAACGGTAACGGCAATGGCCGTTACCTGGCCGGCGCGCTGTCGGGCACCGCTTCTGCGGTCATCGCTCAGACGGCTGTTAATCACCTGAGCCGCCGCAGCAGGAGTGGGGTTCATTTGTCCGCGATCATGATCCGGCGAACCGTCTCGGTGGCCAGGTCGATGCCATGGCGCTCACGCAGCTTCTCGGCGGCCAGGGTCGGGCCGAAGTTGGCGTAA
- a CDS encoding helix-turn-helix domain-containing protein has translation MRPDTITMTMRQLDRLKVLQALADGHLKTGIAAARLGLSTRQTLRLLRRYQVEGARGLQNRRQGAAGHRQLPPGLDSRVRGLIRDSYANFGPTLAAEKLRERHGIDLATETVRRIMIADK, from the coding sequence ATGCGACCGGACACGATCACCATGACGATGCGTCAATTGGACCGGCTCAAGGTCCTGCAAGCCTTGGCAGACGGTCACTTGAAGACAGGCATTGCGGCGGCTCGGCTGGGACTCAGCACACGGCAAACGTTGCGCTTGCTTCGTCGGTACCAGGTCGAAGGTGCGCGGGGCTTACAGAATCGCCGGCAAGGCGCCGCGGGTCATCGCCAGTTGCCGCCCGGGCTGGACTCCCGCGTGCGTGGCCTGATCCGCGACAGTTACGCCAACTTCGGCCCGACCCTGGCCGCCGAGAAGCTGCGTGAGCGCCATGGCATCGACCTGGCCACCGAGACGGTTCGCCGGATCATGATCGCGGACAAATGA